A stretch of the Sphingosinithalassobacter tenebrarum genome encodes the following:
- a CDS encoding glycosyltransferase family 4 protein encodes MTLSAPVMATIHILHLHSTFAPGGKELRAVQLMNAFGDKARHTIASAMPDQLGARERIASGVKYEIAQNPPPLTGKPSIRRYEAIANYMRRFDLVLTYNWGAIDGVMAARVFGRGLPPVVHHEDGFNADEAARLNPVRNMYRRIALPAANALVVPSKRLEKIAQTAWKQPAERIVRIPNGIETARFAGQPNPEALPGFERKPGETVIGTVAGLREVKDLPMLVRAVGGLSQRVRLVIVGEGPERQAILDAAEAMGLENKLLLPGFVPDPWRYMGLFDIFALSSKSEQFPISVVEAMAAGLPICAPPAGDVPLMVAPENANYIGPDWSEVDLRNRLEVLVKHPHERERVGAANRAKARSEYDDKRMIRAYAELYESAMGRKGLLSA; translated from the coding sequence ATGACGCTAAGCGCCCCGGTCATGGCGACGATCCACATCCTCCATCTCCATTCGACCTTTGCGCCCGGCGGCAAGGAACTGCGCGCGGTGCAGCTGATGAATGCGTTCGGCGACAAGGCGCGGCACACCATTGCCTCCGCCATGCCGGACCAGCTTGGCGCGCGCGAGCGGATCGCGTCCGGCGTGAAATACGAGATCGCCCAGAATCCGCCGCCGCTGACCGGCAAACCTTCGATCCGGCGCTATGAAGCGATCGCCAATTATATGCGGCGATTCGATCTGGTGCTTACCTACAACTGGGGCGCGATCGACGGCGTGATGGCGGCGCGGGTTTTCGGCAGGGGGCTGCCGCCCGTTGTCCATCACGAGGACGGATTCAACGCCGATGAAGCGGCGCGACTCAATCCCGTTCGCAACATGTATCGCCGGATCGCGCTTCCTGCGGCCAATGCGCTCGTAGTGCCCTCGAAGCGGCTCGAGAAGATCGCGCAAACTGCCTGGAAACAGCCTGCCGAGCGAATCGTGCGTATTCCCAACGGGATCGAAACGGCTCGTTTCGCCGGCCAGCCCAACCCGGAGGCGCTTCCGGGATTCGAGAGAAAGCCCGGCGAGACAGTGATCGGTACGGTTGCGGGGCTGCGCGAAGTGAAGGACCTGCCGATGCTGGTCCGCGCTGTGGGCGGCCTTTCGCAGCGTGTTCGGCTGGTGATCGTCGGCGAAGGCCCCGAACGGCAGGCCATTCTCGACGCGGCGGAGGCAATGGGGCTCGAAAACAAGCTGCTGCTGCCGGGATTCGTGCCTGATCCCTGGCGCTATATGGGCCTTTTCGACATTTTCGCGCTGTCTTCGAAGAGCGAGCAATTCCCGATCTCTGTGGTTGAGGCAATGGCGGCCGGTCTGCCGATCTGCGCGCCGCCCGCGGGCGACGTCCCGCTGATGGTGGCGCCTGAAAACGCCAATTATATTGGCCCCGACTGGTCCGAAGTCGATTTGCGCAACCGGCTTGAAGTGCTGGTCAAGCATCCGCACGAGCGCGAGCGGGTGGGCGCGGCGAACCGTGCGAAGGCGCGGAGCGAATATGACGACAAGCGAATGATCCGCGCCTATGCCGAACTGTATGAATCGGCGATGGGTCGCAAGGGTCTGCTGAGCGCCTGA
- a CDS encoding YwqG family protein: protein MSPWVGLAVFVLGWGGIFWWWRRSRRRPDPFPGASAIDVWRADFERENPVSTPFTDGEISDFLAWSETLKLPAIRLTPVERPVRAGGTRIGGPAWLAECEEWPRDSSGTPLEFLAQLDFGDLPQLPDFPDAGLLQFFIGRDDMFGVDHETPERGKAKLIWRPVLPGNGALLSPPPIAGDECLSDFTPYHDEVVRAIGMTLSGQIRESWPESHDWRIRERLEGQLRRPGIDRIEDMLVAEARLPDLAHHVGGNTAFVQGDFRTAGRFADYRVLLRLSSETGLMWGDVGEAAFLISQRDLLARRFDRVIFYWDCG from the coding sequence ATGTCGCCCTGGGTCGGCCTGGCAGTATTCGTGTTGGGCTGGGGCGGAATCTTCTGGTGGTGGCGCAGGTCGCGCAGGCGGCCCGATCCGTTTCCCGGTGCCAGCGCGATCGATGTCTGGCGCGCCGATTTCGAGCGCGAAAATCCCGTTTCAACGCCGTTCACCGATGGTGAAATCAGCGATTTCCTCGCCTGGAGCGAAACGTTGAAGCTGCCCGCGATCCGACTGACCCCTGTGGAGCGCCCGGTGCGTGCCGGCGGCACTCGTATCGGTGGCCCGGCATGGCTGGCCGAATGCGAGGAGTGGCCGCGCGACTCCTCGGGCACCCCGCTTGAATTTCTAGCGCAGCTCGATTTCGGTGACTTGCCGCAGCTGCCCGACTTTCCCGATGCCGGGTTGCTGCAGTTCTTTATAGGTCGCGACGATATGTTCGGCGTCGATCACGAGACGCCCGAGCGGGGCAAGGCGAAGCTGATCTGGCGACCCGTCCTCCCGGGCAACGGCGCACTGCTGTCGCCGCCGCCCATCGCCGGTGACGAATGCCTGAGCGACTTCACGCCCTATCACGACGAGGTAGTGCGCGCCATCGGTATGACTCTCTCCGGCCAGATCCGTGAAAGCTGGCCCGAAAGCCATGACTGGCGGATTCGCGAACGGCTGGAAGGGCAGCTTCGCCGCCCCGGAATCGACCGGATCGAGGATATGCTCGTCGCCGAAGCGCGGCTGCCGGACCTGGCGCATCATGTCGGCGGTAACACGGCGTTCGTACAAGGCGATTTCCGCACCGCGGGACGTTTCGCCGACTATCGCGTGCTGCTGCGGCTTTCGTCTGAAACCGGCCTGATGTGGGGCGATGTCGGCGAGGCGGCGTTCCTGATTTCGCAGCGGGACCTGCTCGCGCGCCGGTTCGATCGCGTGATCTTCTATTGGGACTGTGGCTGA
- a CDS encoding alpha/beta fold hydrolase: protein MSDRRNPTPYEDGFWWSKDGLRLHYRDYPGDAARPPLLCIPGLTRNVRDYVNFAERFAGDWRVIVVELRGRGDSAYAKDPMNYVPLTYLQDIEALIDALKLDRFVVIGTSLGGILGMLLAATGPQRIVGALLNDVGPELNPAGLARIRDYVGKPMWHDTWVHAARSVAEGNGDVYPDYDIQDWLAMAKRLYKLTPGGRIVLDYDMRIAEPFRVPGNEAGPDMWKAFDALAGKPVAAVRGERSDILGAEAAEKMADRLTECELTTVPRVGHAPTLDEPESIAATERLLARVEQAAEAV, encoded by the coding sequence ATGTCCGATCGACGCAACCCGACACCGTATGAGGATGGCTTCTGGTGGTCCAAGGATGGATTGCGGTTGCATTACCGCGATTATCCCGGCGACGCCGCGCGGCCGCCCTTGCTGTGCATTCCGGGACTGACCCGCAATGTGCGCGATTATGTGAATTTTGCCGAGCGTTTCGCCGGCGACTGGCGGGTGATCGTCGTCGAGCTGCGCGGGCGCGGCGACAGCGCCTATGCCAAAGACCCGATGAACTATGTTCCGCTGACCTATCTCCAGGATATCGAAGCGTTGATCGACGCGTTGAAGCTCGATCGCTTCGTCGTCATCGGGACGTCGCTGGGGGGCATATTGGGCATGTTGCTTGCCGCGACCGGGCCGCAGCGGATCGTCGGGGCCTTGCTCAACGATGTCGGACCCGAGCTGAATCCGGCCGGACTGGCGCGAATTCGCGATTATGTCGGCAAGCCGATGTGGCACGACACCTGGGTTCACGCGGCGCGGTCGGTGGCCGAGGGTAACGGTGACGTCTATCCTGACTATGACATCCAGGACTGGCTGGCGATGGCGAAGCGGCTCTACAAGCTGACACCCGGCGGACGCATCGTTCTCGATTATGACATGCGCATCGCGGAGCCGTTCCGCGTGCCGGGTAACGAGGCGGGGCCCGATATGTGGAAGGCCTTTGACGCGCTGGCCGGAAAACCGGTGGCGGCGGTGCGCGGAGAACGGTCCGACATTCTCGGCGCGGAGGCGGCGGAGAAGATGGCCGATCGCCTAACCGAATGCGAACTGACCACGGTTCCGCGTGTCGGCCATGCGCCGACGCTGGACGAACCCGAATCGATCGCCGCGACCGAGCGCCTGCTCGCGCGCGTCGAACAGGCTGCGGAGGCGGTGTGA
- a CDS encoding protein adenylyltransferase SelO, whose amino-acid sequence MAFFPQASPAPSGYRPATAILSLGDPFYDSVAAADFPETKLRFRNQRWAASVGLDQLTDDQWLAHFGRFKPLPDNLPDPLALRYHGHQFRVYNPEIGDGRGFLFAQLRDGDGRLLDLGTKGSGQTPWSRFGDGRLTLKGGVREVLATEMLEALGVDTSKSFSLIETGEQLQRNDEPSPTRSAVLVRLSHSHIRIGAFQRLAYFREEDAIRRLIAYVLEHLYGDTPSEDGAARLLDHVVTRTARLAAGYMAAGFVHGVLNSDNINVTGESFDYGPWRFNPTWDPDFTAAYFDRTGLYAFGRQPEAIHWDTMQLAVSLRLVSEAEPLIAVLETFGERYQAAVAEALFWRLGIIPRNGEEDAALVAAMERALRASDTPVDRFFFDWFGGTPPAGYGDSFAELRELIAPYVARKPRDHPYWNDTEPCAMLIDEVEAIWSAIDADDDWRPFEAKVAAIRRMGEAIR is encoded by the coding sequence ATGGCCTTTTTCCCGCAAGCGTCTCCCGCCCCCTCCGGCTATCGCCCCGCCACGGCGATCCTTTCGCTCGGCGACCCCTTTTACGACAGCGTGGCGGCCGCCGATTTTCCCGAGACGAAATTGCGGTTCCGCAACCAGCGCTGGGCGGCGAGCGTCGGCCTGGACCAGCTTACCGATGACCAATGGCTTGCGCATTTCGGGCGTTTCAAGCCGCTCCCCGACAATCTGCCCGACCCGCTTGCCTTGCGCTATCACGGGCATCAGTTCCGCGTGTACAATCCCGAAATCGGCGATGGTCGCGGCTTTCTGTTCGCGCAGCTGCGCGACGGCGACGGCCGTTTGCTCGATCTCGGAACGAAAGGCTCGGGCCAGACGCCCTGGAGCCGGTTCGGCGACGGGCGGCTCACGCTGAAAGGCGGCGTCCGCGAAGTGCTTGCGACCGAGATGCTGGAGGCGCTGGGCGTCGATACCTCGAAGAGCTTCTCGCTGATCGAAACCGGCGAACAGCTTCAGCGCAACGACGAACCCTCCCCCACCCGCTCGGCGGTTCTCGTGCGGCTGAGCCACAGCCATATCCGCATCGGCGCCTTTCAACGGCTCGCCTATTTTCGCGAGGAGGACGCGATCCGGCGGCTGATCGCCTATGTCCTCGAACATCTCTACGGCGACACGCCAAGCGAGGACGGCGCTGCCCGGCTGCTCGACCATGTCGTAACCCGCACGGCGCGATTGGCCGCCGGCTATATGGCAGCCGGCTTCGTGCATGGGGTGCTCAACAGCGACAATATCAACGTGACGGGCGAAAGCTTCGACTATGGGCCCTGGCGGTTCAATCCGACCTGGGACCCGGATTTCACTGCCGCCTATTTCGACCGCACCGGCCTCTATGCCTTTGGTCGCCAGCCCGAAGCCATTCACTGGGACACGATGCAGCTTGCAGTCTCGCTGCGACTGGTAAGCGAAGCCGAGCCGTTGATCGCCGTCCTCGAAACCTTCGGCGAGCGATACCAGGCGGCAGTGGCGGAGGCACTGTTCTGGCGGCTCGGGATCATTCCCAGGAACGGGGAGGAGGATGCGGCATTGGTCGCCGCTATGGAACGGGCGCTTCGTGCCAGCGATACGCCGGTCGACCGCTTTTTCTTCGACTGGTTCGGCGGCACACCGCCTGCTGGCTACGGCGATTCCTTTGCCGAATTGCGCGAATTGATCGCGCCCTATGTGGCGCGAAAGCCGCGCGACCACCCCTATTGGAACGACACCGAGCCCTGCGCGATGCTGATCGACGAAGTCGAGGCGATCTGGTCGGCGATCGACGCCGACGACGACTGGCGGCCATTCGAAGCGAAGGTCGCCGCGATCCGCCGGATGGGTGAAGCCATCCGGTAA
- the astD gene encoding succinylglutamate-semialdehyde dehydrogenase: MAGTEIVSTEPATGAVLWRHSIGDVDAEVARARESWAEWAARPLAYRIETLRRFANVVRAKSDALTDLIARETGKPLWEARNEVESVINKVDLSVTAYSERTGQRRIEAPMNTRLALRHKPHGVLAVLGPFNLPVHLPNGHIVPALLAGNAIVFKPSEKTPASGAFLVECYHAAGVPEGCVRLLVGAGEQGKALAAHPDIDGLLFTGSANTGISLNRQFATRPEKILALEMGGNNPIIVWSTPDLYSAAVLVVQSAFTTAGQRCTSARRLIVEQKLFEPLIGEVNKLIGRLIIAEPHADPAPFMGPVIDNDTADMLTESFLALSTRGGRPLRHMERPIEGRPFLTPGLIDMTEANDKPDVELFGPILQVYRAEQFSDAIAEANNTRYGLSASLVSQDPKLYDQFWANIRAGIVNWNRPTNGASSAAPFGGIGWSGNHRPTAFYAADYCAYPVVSSESEQARASIGLGLRDA, translated from the coding sequence ATGGCCGGAACCGAAATTGTCTCCACCGAGCCCGCCACCGGCGCCGTGCTGTGGCGCCACAGCATCGGAGATGTCGATGCGGAAGTGGCGCGCGCCCGCGAAAGCTGGGCCGAATGGGCCGCGCGCCCGCTTGCCTATCGCATCGAAACCCTGCGCCGCTTCGCCAATGTTGTTCGTGCCAAATCGGACGCGCTTACCGATCTGATCGCACGCGAAACCGGCAAGCCGCTCTGGGAAGCGCGCAACGAAGTCGAAAGCGTCATCAACAAGGTCGATCTTTCGGTCACGGCCTATTCGGAACGAACCGGCCAGCGGCGGATCGAAGCGCCGATGAACACGCGGTTGGCGCTGCGGCACAAACCGCACGGCGTGCTGGCGGTGCTGGGGCCCTTCAACCTGCCGGTGCATCTGCCCAACGGTCACATCGTTCCGGCGTTGCTGGCGGGCAATGCAATCGTCTTCAAGCCATCGGAAAAGACTCCGGCCTCGGGCGCGTTTCTGGTGGAATGCTATCATGCCGCCGGAGTGCCGGAAGGCTGCGTCCGCCTGCTCGTGGGCGCCGGCGAACAGGGCAAGGCGCTGGCGGCACACCCCGATATCGATGGACTGCTCTTCACCGGATCGGCGAATACCGGCATCTCGCTCAACCGCCAGTTCGCGACGCGCCCCGAAAAGATCCTCGCGCTCGAAATGGGTGGCAACAACCCAATCATCGTCTGGTCGACTCCCGACCTCTATTCGGCGGCGGTGCTGGTGGTGCAAAGCGCGTTCACCACCGCAGGGCAGCGCTGCACTTCGGCGCGACGGCTGATCGTGGAGCAGAAGCTGTTCGAACCGCTGATCGGTGAAGTCAACAAGCTGATCGGCCGGCTGATCATTGCCGAGCCGCATGCCGACCCGGCGCCCTTCATGGGTCCGGTGATCGACAACGACACCGCCGACATGCTGACCGAGAGCTTTCTGGCGCTGTCGACGCGCGGCGGCCGCCCGCTCCGCCATATGGAACGGCCGATCGAGGGTCGCCCGTTCCTCACGCCCGGGCTGATCGATATGACCGAAGCGAACGACAAACCCGATGTCGAGCTGTTCGGTCCGATCCTGCAGGTCTATCGCGCCGAGCAATTCTCCGACGCGATCGCCGAAGCCAACAACACCCGCTACGGCCTTTCGGCCAGCCTGGTGAGCCAGGACCCGAAACTCTACGATCAGTTCTGGGCGAATATCCGCGCCGGAATCGTGAACTGGAACCGGCCGACCAACGGCGCGTCCTCGGCAGCGCCGTTCGGCGGGATCGGCTGGTCGGGCAATCATCGGCCGACTGCATTCTATGCCGCCGACTATTGCGCCTATCCGGTGGTGAGTTCGGAGAGCGAGCAGGCGCGGGCCTCGATCGGCCTCGGACTGCGCGACGCCTAA
- a CDS encoding GGDEF domain-containing protein yields MYEPAVPQPTPVRTLATVRSSAECRFEATFHNAPIGIAHVAPNGDFLAVNDQFAKITGHSREALLKHGFPQITHPDDLGTDLDNVEALLTGERDRYCMAKRYVRPDGDVVWVNLTVALMRDEEGQPDYFISVIEDISEVRRARTEATRDPLTGLLNRRGLADRLRETRLGAFRDEAPFALVYLDLDRFKQVNDALGHARGDACLKAATEALGGLLRAGDLFARIGGDEFLLILQDCGPDAAVQRVAHFEAAIESIQVSPGWQMGGSFGFVTVRPDDPRSDSQLIDAADIAMFAVKRARCAGR; encoded by the coding sequence ATGTACGAACCCGCTGTTCCCCAACCTACGCCCGTACGAACACTGGCGACGGTTCGCTCCAGCGCCGAATGTCGCTTCGAAGCTACTTTCCACAACGCGCCGATCGGGATCGCCCATGTTGCGCCCAACGGCGATTTTCTGGCGGTGAACGACCAGTTCGCGAAAATCACGGGGCACAGCCGCGAAGCGTTGTTGAAGCACGGCTTCCCGCAGATCACCCACCCCGACGACCTGGGGACCGATCTCGACAATGTCGAGGCGCTGTTGACGGGCGAACGCGATCGCTATTGCATGGCCAAACGCTATGTGCGCCCAGACGGCGATGTCGTCTGGGTGAACCTTACCGTCGCGCTGATGCGCGACGAGGAAGGCCAGCCCGATTATTTCATCTCGGTGATCGAGGATATCTCGGAAGTTCGCCGGGCTCGAACCGAAGCGACCCGCGATCCGCTCACCGGCCTGCTCAACCGGCGTGGGCTGGCGGATCGCCTGCGCGAAACGCGCCTCGGCGCCTTTCGGGACGAAGCGCCGTTCGCCCTGGTCTATCTCGACCTGGACCGTTTCAAACAAGTCAACGACGCGCTGGGACACGCCCGCGGCGACGCATGCCTGAAGGCGGCGACCGAGGCCTTGGGCGGCCTTTTGCGGGCAGGTGATCTGTTCGCCCGGATCGGCGGCGACGAGTTCCTGCTCATCCTGCAGGACTGCGGCCCCGACGCCGCCGTACAGCGCGTCGCGCATTTCGAAGCCGCGATTGAATCGATCCAGGTTTCGCCGGGATGGCAGATGGGCGGAAGCTTCGGGTTCGTCACCGTAAGGCCCGACGATCCCCGTTCGGACAGCCAGCTGATCGACGCGGCCGACATCGCGATGTTCGCGGTAAAGCGCGCTCGCTGCGCCGGCCGATAG
- the cobA gene encoding uroporphyrinogen-III C-methyltransferase, which produces MKNAREAHDEQAAGRVVLVGAGPGDPELLTLRAAKALAAADVLVHDGLVDPRVLDMAPDTATRISVAKKRARHTLPQEGINALLVEQARTGATVVRVKGGDPFVFGRGGEEVEALRAAGIAVEVIPGVSAAIGCAAEVQLPLTHRDWSSAVSFVAGQCKGLSDQDWSGLAGKGRTLVIYMGVATGAAIAEKLIGDGVAPEMPVAVLERGTLPGSRALRTLLTDLGDMMAREGVRSPAVIVVGEVAQLANAQDKLAAWAAAAETFA; this is translated from the coding sequence ATGAAAAATGCGCGCGAAGCTCATGATGAACAGGCCGCCGGCCGAGTAGTATTGGTGGGCGCCGGGCCGGGCGATCCCGAGCTGCTGACCCTGCGTGCGGCAAAGGCGCTCGCGGCGGCCGATGTGCTCGTCCATGACGGGCTGGTCGACCCCCGCGTGCTCGACATGGCTCCTGATACCGCCACGCGCATCTCGGTTGCCAAGAAGCGCGCACGGCATACGCTGCCGCAGGAAGGCATCAACGCGCTGCTGGTCGAACAGGCGCGCACCGGCGCCACCGTCGTCCGCGTGAAGGGCGGCGATCCGTTTGTCTTCGGGCGCGGCGGCGAGGAAGTCGAAGCACTGCGCGCCGCAGGTATTGCCGTCGAAGTCATCCCCGGCGTGTCCGCCGCGATCGGCTGTGCGGCCGAGGTACAGCTTCCCCTCACCCATCGCGACTGGTCAAGCGCGGTCAGCTTCGTCGCGGGCCAGTGCAAGGGGCTGTCCGATCAGGACTGGTCGGGCCTCGCGGGCAAGGGGCGCACGCTCGTCATCTATATGGGCGTAGCCACCGGCGCGGCGATCGCGGAAAAGCTGATCGGCGACGGCGTTGCACCGGAAATGCCGGTGGCGGTGCTCGAACGCGGCACGCTGCCCGGATCGCGCGCACTGCGGACGCTGCTCACCGATCTCGGCGACATGATGGCGCGCGAGGGCGTACGGAGCCCCGCCGTTATCGTCGTCGGCGAAGTCGCGCAGCTGGCGAACGCACAGGATAAACTTGCGGCCTGGGCGGCCGCGGCGGAGACATTTGCATGA
- a CDS encoding DUF2849 domain-containing protein, translating to MKLLTGNDLKTGDVIWWAGGDWSRHVEDAVDVGDKGETLAATEEAARRVNGPYVIDAVASDTGPRPAHIKERVRALGPTVRLDLSLKPADPNAGSWVI from the coding sequence ATGAAGCTTCTCACCGGAAACGACTTGAAAACCGGCGACGTGATCTGGTGGGCAGGCGGCGACTGGTCGCGCCATGTCGAGGACGCCGTAGATGTCGGCGACAAGGGCGAGACGCTTGCCGCGACCGAGGAAGCCGCGCGCCGGGTGAACGGCCCCTATGTGATCGACGCAGTAGCATCCGACACCGGCCCCCGCCCCGCACATATCAAGGAGCGCGTCCGCGCGCTCGGCCCCACGGTGCGGCTCGATCTCTCGCTCAAACCTGCCGACCCCAATGCCGGAAGCTGGGTGATATGA
- a CDS encoding nitrite/sulfite reductase gives MYKYDQYDQSLVEARVAEFRDQCERRLKGEITEDQFKPLRLMNGLYLQLHAYMLRVAIPYGTLDGRQMRMLGHIARKYDRGYGHFTTRQNIQYNWIKLEDCGDILADLATVEMHAIQTSGNCIRNISSDQFAGAAADEIADPRPWAELLRQWSSFHPEFSYLPRKFKIAVIASEEDRAAMRLHDIGIQLVEKDGVVGARIFVGGGMGRTPMIAPEIKDFVPYEDLLSYLEACLRVYNRYGRRDNMYKARIKILVHEIGADEYRRQVDEEFAHVKTLGMDPPRAELERIAAYFADPAFDANAPEEIDRSDPDFALWVDANVKAHKQPGYASVTISLKPIGGIPGDASADQIDLMADLAEQYSFDELRVTHSQNIVLPHVRKADLYALWQKLHEAGLGEANLDMISDIIACPGLDYCSLANARSIPVAQKIATRFADIGRQRELGELKLKISGCINACGHHHAGHIGILGVDRKGTENYQLLLGGSGAEDVSLAKITGPGFDEDGIVNAVEKVTDVYLAQRSEGERFVDTYRRVGMDPFKEALYG, from the coding sequence ATGTACAAATACGACCAATATGACCAATCACTCGTCGAAGCGCGCGTCGCCGAATTCCGCGACCAGTGCGAACGGCGGCTGAAGGGCGAGATCACAGAGGATCAGTTCAAGCCGCTGCGGCTGATGAACGGCCTCTATCTCCAGCTTCACGCCTATATGCTGCGCGTCGCCATTCCCTATGGCACGCTCGACGGGCGCCAGATGCGGATGCTCGGCCATATCGCGCGCAAATATGATCGCGGATACGGCCATTTCACCACGCGCCAGAACATCCAGTATAACTGGATCAAGCTGGAGGATTGCGGAGACATTCTCGCCGATCTCGCGACGGTCGAAATGCATGCCATCCAGACCAGCGGCAATTGCATCCGCAACATCAGTTCGGACCAGTTCGCCGGCGCCGCCGCCGACGAAATCGCCGATCCGCGCCCCTGGGCGGAGCTGCTCCGGCAATGGTCGAGCTTCCACCCCGAATTCAGCTACTTGCCGCGCAAGTTCAAGATCGCGGTGATCGCCAGCGAGGAAGACCGCGCGGCGATGCGGCTGCACGATATCGGCATCCAGCTGGTCGAGAAAGACGGCGTTGTCGGCGCGCGTATCTTCGTCGGCGGCGGCATGGGCCGCACGCCGATGATCGCGCCCGAAATCAAGGACTTCGTGCCCTATGAAGACCTGCTGAGCTATCTCGAGGCGTGCCTGCGCGTCTACAACCGCTATGGCCGGCGCGACAATATGTACAAGGCGCGGATCAAGATCCTCGTCCACGAGATCGGCGCCGACGAATATCGCCGCCAGGTCGACGAGGAATTCGCGCATGTGAAGACGCTCGGCATGGATCCGCCGCGCGCCGAGCTGGAACGCATCGCGGCCTATTTCGCCGATCCGGCGTTCGATGCGAACGCTCCCGAGGAAATTGACCGCAGCGATCCCGATTTCGCACTGTGGGTCGACGCCAATGTGAAGGCGCACAAGCAGCCCGGCTATGCCTCGGTTACGATCAGCCTCAAGCCGATCGGCGGTATTCCGGGTGATGCTTCGGCCGACCAGATCGACCTGATGGCCGACCTTGCCGAGCAATATAGCTTCGACGAACTGCGCGTCACGCACAGCCAGAATATCGTGCTGCCGCATGTCAGGAAGGCCGATCTCTACGCGCTGTGGCAAAAGCTGCATGAAGCGGGGCTCGGCGAAGCCAATCTCGACATGATCAGCGATATCATCGCCTGCCCTGGCCTCGATTATTGCAGCCTTGCCAATGCCCGATCGATCCCGGTGGCGCAGAAGATCGCGACCCGCTTCGCCGATATCGGCCGTCAGCGCGAACTGGGCGAACTCAAGCTCAAGATTTCTGGATGCATCAATGCCTGCGGGCATCACCATGCCGGCCATATCGGTATTCTGGGCGTCGATCGGAAAGGCACCGAGAATTATCAGCTGCTGCTCGGCGGATCGGGTGCGGAGGATGTCAGCCTCGCAAAGATCACCGGCCCCGGTTTCGATGAGGACGGGATCGTCAACGCAGTGGAGAAAGTCACCGACGTCTATCTCGCCCAGCGCAGCGAAGGCGAACGCTTCGTCGACACTTACCGCCGCGTCGGCATGGATCCGTTCAAGGAGGCGCTTTATGGTTGA
- a CDS encoding DUF934 domain-containing protein, protein MVDAFTTEGVVDNALRFRNDEPHEEPAVTLDAFLDQSNATAVRLETGEDARALLPYLDRLQLVEVSFPKFRDGRGYSAARILREEGYTGELRAQGDVLVDQIPYMRRCGFDSFAPDRPVDEAVLTRALDRYDHVYQGAADGRMPVWELRHG, encoded by the coding sequence ATGGTTGACGCATTCACCACCGAAGGCGTGGTCGACAACGCGCTGCGCTTTCGCAACGATGAGCCGCACGAAGAACCAGCGGTGACTCTCGACGCATTTCTCGATCAGAGCAACGCAACGGCGGTCCGGCTCGAAACCGGCGAGGATGCGCGCGCGCTACTCCCCTATCTCGACCGTCTCCAGCTCGTCGAAGTGAGCTTCCCCAAATTCCGTGATGGCCGCGGCTATTCGGCGGCGCGTATCCTGCGGGAAGAAGGTTATACCGGCGAATTGCGTGCACAGGGCGACGTGCTGGTCGACCAGATCCCATATATGCGCCGCTGCGGCTTCGACAGTTTCGCGCCCGACAGGCCGGTGGACGAAGCCGTGCTGACGCGCGCGCTCGACCGCTACGATCACGTCTATCAGGGCGCGGCCGATGGCCGGATGCCCGTCTGGGAATTGCGTCATGGCTGA
- a CDS encoding phosphoadenylyl-sulfate reductase, producing the protein MAESARRVIDRIDPGPRWTESDAVRLNNMFRGRDTEEMLRAVIGDAMLGDAAVVSSFGAESAVLLHLIASVDPSVPVLFLDTGKHFPETLAYRDTLVARLGLTDFRNLEPDADVLTKKDETGLRWSYDPDGCCEIRKVVPLEKGLAPFDASFTGRKAFQASTRNALPRFELDGDRLKVNPLATWTRDDLEAYFEAHDLPRHPLVAQGYPSIGCAPCTSKVKPGEDPRAGRWRGWDKTECGIHTPVDDNDPDLPVF; encoded by the coding sequence ATGGCTGAATCCGCTCGCCGCGTCATCGACCGTATCGATCCCGGCCCTCGCTGGACCGAGAGCGACGCGGTGCGCCTCAACAACATGTTCCGCGGCCGCGATACCGAAGAGATGCTGCGCGCGGTGATCGGCGATGCGATGCTCGGCGACGCTGCGGTCGTATCGTCCTTCGGCGCGGAATCGGCGGTGCTGCTGCATCTGATCGCATCGGTCGATCCGTCGGTGCCGGTGCTGTTCCTGGATACCGGCAAGCATTTCCCCGAAACACTCGCCTATCGCGACACGCTGGTCGCACGACTGGGCCTCACCGACTTCCGCAATCTCGAGCCCGATGCCGACGTACTCACCAAGAAGGACGAGACCGGGCTGCGCTGGTCCTATGATCCCGACGGCTGCTGCGAAATCCGCAAGGTGGTTCCGCTCGAAAAGGGGCTCGCGCCGTTCGACGCGAGCTTCACCGGGCGCAAGGCGTTTCAGGCATCGACGCGCAACGCGCTGCCGCGCTTTGAGCTCGATGGCGACCGCCTGAAGGTCAATCCACTCGCGACCTGGACCAGGGACGATCTCGAAGCCTATTTCGAGGCGCATGACCTGCCACGCCATCCGCTGGTGGCGCAGGGCTATCCCTCGATCGGCTGCGCGCCGTGCACCAGCAAGGTGAAGCCGGGCGAAGACCCGCGTGCGGGCCGCTGGCGCGGCTGGGACAAGACCGAGTGCGGCATCCATACGCCGGTCGACGACAACGACCCCGATCTGCCGGTCTTCTGA